DNA from Terriglobus tenax:
CGGGTCGCCACGGAAGTCGCGGCCAAGCTTGTCGATCTCATCCAGCATGAAGACCGGGTCCTTCACTTCCACCCGCTTCAGGTGCTGAATAATCTGGCCAGGAAGAGCGCCAATGTATGTCCGGCGATGTCCGCGGATCTCCGCCTCGTCATGCATGCCGCCCAGCGAGATACGCGAGAACTTCCGGCCCAGCGACTTGGCAATCGAACGGCCAAGCGAGGTCTTACCCACGCCCGGGGGTCCGACAAAGCACAGGATCGGCCCCTTCATATCAGGCTTCAACCGGCGCACCGCCAGGTAGTCCAGAATGCGGTCCTTCACCTTCTTCAGGCCATAGTGATCCTCATTCAGAATCTCCTCAGCCTTCTTGATATCCACCTCGCCGCCACTGGTCTTAGACCACGGCAGCACGGCCAGCCACTCCACGTAGTTGCGCGTCAACGAGTAGTCCGCCGCCATCGGGCTCATCCGCGACAAGCGGCCAAGCTCCTTCAGCGCGTCCTTCTTCGTCTCCTCGGGCATGCCGGCGGCTTCAATCTTCTCCTTCAGCTCCTGGATGTCCTTCTGCGTGTCGTCGGCGTCGCCCAACTCCTTCTGGATCGCCTTCATCTGCTCACGCAGGTAGTACTCGCGCTGGCTCTGCTGAACCGAGTCCTGCACCTCGTTCTGGATCTTGTTACGCAGACTCTGCACCTCGGCTTCCTTCACCAGGTGCTTGTTCAAACGCTCCAGGCGTGCCGAAATGTCATTGGAATCCAACAGCTCCTGCTTGTCGCCGGTCGTCAGGAAAGGCAGCGAGCTGCCGATAAAGTCGGCCAGCCGGCCCGGCTCCTCAATATTCAGAGCAATAGTCTGCAGGTCGTCTGACAGCGTCGGCGAAGACTGCACCACCTGCTGGAACTGGCTGACGACATTGCGCTGCAGGGCCTCCAGCTCGGCCGTCTGCTCCGGCTCCGCCTCGGCAATCATCTCCACCTCGGCCGTCATAAACGGCTGCAGCTGGCTGAACTCGCCCAGACGCACCCGCTCGTTGCCTTCTGTAAAGACAAACAGGCTCTGGTTGGGCATCTTCACGACCTTGTGAACCGTCGCGAGGGTGCCGATTTCATACAAATCCCCCGGCTCCGGAGTATCGTTGCGTGCATCCCGCTGGGCCACCACAACAATGGTTTTCTCCTCGCCAAGTGACTGAATCAATTGGATCGAGCTCTCGCGACCCACCGTCAACGGAAGCACCGCATGCGGAAACAGCACGGTATCCCGTACCGGGAGAACCGGTAACGACCGCCTGATCTGCGTTTCTTCCTTCTTTTCGCCGGCATTGGGCCGGATCACGCTTACAAAATCGCCCATGTGAGTGAACCTCTATCAGATCTTCTCATATCAGATGCAGCAGAACTACTTTGGTCGCAAACCGGTTCTCTCTGTTGGATGGCTTATCGGCATCCAAGGTGATCCGCCTGAGCCCCTTCTCTGCTAAAGTTCCCTCCCATGAGGCCTTTGCCCCTCCTCCTGTCCGCAATTCTGGCGTTTCCCGCTGCCTGGCTGCCGGCTCAGTCGCCTGCTTTCGACGTCGCCTCCGTCAAGCTGAACAAGGTGATCGGTGACGGCCGCTCGCACATCTACAGCGACTCCGCCAACGGCTCCTTCCGCACCCGGAACGTCCCCATGAAGATGCTTCTGGAATTCGCCTACGGCTTGCCGCAGTCCCAGATCGCCGGCTCACTGGAGAGCGTCAACGGAGCCACCTTCGATATCGACGCCAAGCTGGACGAGGACGCTGAGATCCGTTATGAAGCCCTGGAGAAAGAAGCACGCCAACGACGAAAGAGCGAGATGCTGCAGGCACTGCTGGCCGAGCGCTTCCATCTGACCTGCCACAAGGAAACGCGGGAGATGCAGAGCTACGCCCTGACCGCTCCGAGGGGAGCAGCCCAGCTGAAGCCCACGCAAGGCGGCGGTCTGAAGCTGGGAGCCTCCTACGGACACATCACGGCGCAGGGCTCCACCCTGGACAGGCTTGCCCGCCAGATAGCCCAGCGCCTTGGCGAACCTGTCGTGGACACTACCGGCATCGACGGCCGCTTCGACATGGAGCTGAACTTCACTCCACCGGAAGGCCCCATGCGCCTGAATGGCCAGCCCGTCCCGGACCCACCGCCCTCCATCTTCACCGCCATACAGGAACAGCTCGGCCTGAAGCTCGAAAAACGCAAGGGCCCGGTCGAGGTACTGGTCATCGACCACGTCGAGATGCCGACAGAGAACTAACCCAGTCCTGTCGTCTCAAGGAAGCCTACGCCGCGAGATACCGCCCCATCTCCCGCACCATGTCGCAGGAGGCCGCCAGACTCGCCACGGCCTTCTCCGCCTGCTCCTCGTTCGTAAACCGCAGATCGACGTAGAACAGGTACTCCCACGGTTTTCCAGGCACCGGGCGTGACTCAATCTTCGTCAGATCCACTCCTGCGGCAGCCAGTCCCCGCAGCGCCTCCACCAGCGTTCCCGGACGATGCGCGATGGAGAAGGCCAGCGAAATCTTGTTCGCTCCCGGCACCTTCACCGCATCCGCCTTGCGTTTCACCAGCAGAAAGCGCGTGTAGTTCTCCGGATTGTCCTCGATCGCGGCTTCGAGGATCTCCGCCCCATACTCCGGCGCCGCCGGAGCGCTGGCAATCGCCGCAGCCGCGCGGTCTTCCGTGGCCATCAGGTGCTTCACACTGCCCGCGGTGTCGTAGAACGGCACCGCCTCAATCTCACGGTGCGCCGCCAGCCAGCGGCGGCACTGGCTCAACGCCACCGGGTGCGACAGAACGCGCTTCACCTCGCTCAGCTTCACGCCGGGAGCCGCCATCACGTTGTGCTGAATGCGCAGCAGCAGCTCGCCTTCCACGCGCAGGTCATGGTTGAACAGCAGGTCGTAATGGTCGGCTACCGAACCATGCAGCGTATTCTCAATCGGCAGCACCGCGACATCGACGCCGTCCGCTGCGGCCAGCCGTTCCACCACCTCAGCCGACAACGCACACGGCACGATGGTTACCTCTTCGCCCAGCATCTTCACTGCGGCAGCGTGGCTGTTCGATCCACGCTCTCCTTGAATTGCAACCCGCAAAGCAACCTTTTCCATTCAGCCCACTCTCGCCTGTGGCGAAATTTCCCCAGTAAATCTGGCAACGTTCCAAGTCTATCCGGCAACTTACTCTCTCGTGACAGATGAATCGTCACACCGCTTTTACCCGCACCGTTTGCGGGAACACATTCAGGAGGCATCCCTCAATGCTTTGGACAATCACTGTCATTCTCGTTA
Protein-coding regions in this window:
- a CDS encoding prephenate dehydratase, which encodes MEKVALRVAIQGERGSNSHAAAVKMLGEEVTIVPCALSAEVVERLAAADGVDVAVLPIENTLHGSVADHYDLLFNHDLRVEGELLLRIQHNVMAAPGVKLSEVKRVLSHPVALSQCRRWLAAHREIEAVPFYDTAGSVKHLMATEDRAAAAIASAPAAPEYGAEILEAAIEDNPENYTRFLLVKRKADAVKVPGANKISLAFSIAHRPGTLVEALRGLAAAGVDLTKIESRPVPGKPWEYLFYVDLRFTNEEQAEKAVASLAASCDMVREMGRYLAA
- the lon gene encoding endopeptidase La; protein product: MGDFVSVIRPNAGEKKEETQIRRSLPVLPVRDTVLFPHAVLPLTVGRESSIQLIQSLGEEKTIVVVAQRDARNDTPEPGDLYEIGTLATVHKVVKMPNQSLFVFTEGNERVRLGEFSQLQPFMTAEVEMIAEAEPEQTAELEALQRNVVSQFQQVVQSSPTLSDDLQTIALNIEEPGRLADFIGSSLPFLTTGDKQELLDSNDISARLERLNKHLVKEAEVQSLRNKIQNEVQDSVQQSQREYYLREQMKAIQKELGDADDTQKDIQELKEKIEAAGMPEETKKDALKELGRLSRMSPMAADYSLTRNYVEWLAVLPWSKTSGGEVDIKKAEEILNEDHYGLKKVKDRILDYLAVRRLKPDMKGPILCFVGPPGVGKTSLGRSIAKSLGRKFSRISLGGMHDEAEIRGHRRTYIGALPGQIIQHLKRVEVKDPVFMLDEIDKLGRDFRGDPASALLETLDPEQNNTFRDNYLDQPFDLSKVLFIATANQLDTIPGPLLDRMEIIDLTGYTEEEKVRIAEKYLIPRQAKENGLKEGQLEIPTESVGIVARHYTREAGVRRLEQLVGTIARKTARKIAEGSVEKLVVTPEVVREMLGGYKVKVDTELAERTKRAGVAVGLAWTPVGGDTLFIEANKMKGKGHFHITGQIGDVMKESMQAAMTWVRSNAVSLGLDEDVLKDIDVHLHVPAGAIPKDGPSAGVTMATAIISLLTGKPVRPLLAMTGEITLSGDVLPVGGIKEKFLAAKRAGVKDVILPVDVKTNVDEDLTKEQVDGVSIHYARRIEDVLAIALPASWKEAQIDEALREAVVAQEGVLHA
- a CDS encoding TIGR03435 family protein; the protein is MRPLPLLLSAILAFPAAWLPAQSPAFDVASVKLNKVIGDGRSHIYSDSANGSFRTRNVPMKMLLEFAYGLPQSQIAGSLESVNGATFDIDAKLDEDAEIRYEALEKEARQRRKSEMLQALLAERFHLTCHKETREMQSYALTAPRGAAQLKPTQGGGLKLGASYGHITAQGSTLDRLARQIAQRLGEPVVDTTGIDGRFDMELNFTPPEGPMRLNGQPVPDPPPSIFTAIQEQLGLKLEKRKGPVEVLVIDHVEMPTEN